Proteins from a genomic interval of Desulfomicrobium macestii:
- a CDS encoding winged helix-turn-helix domain-containing protein produces MTESKTEGTLTLRLHVWFERDEKIFLGIGRALLLEKIEECGSLRQAATDMKMSYRAAWGKLKAAEESIGKPLVQKIKGKGQRYELTPVGRQLARQFLQLQSDIETYAKGKAQDIFGEEVQYYADAYPETKLSSFKAD; encoded by the coding sequence ATGACCGAATCCAAAACCGAGGGCACCTTGACCTTGCGTCTGCATGTCTGGTTCGAACGCGACGAGAAGATTTTTCTGGGCATCGGCCGGGCCCTTCTGCTCGAAAAAATCGAGGAGTGCGGGTCGCTCAGACAGGCGGCCACGGACATGAAGATGTCGTATCGGGCCGCCTGGGGCAAGCTCAAGGCCGCCGAGGAAAGCATTGGCAAGCCTCTGGTCCAGAAGATCAAGGGCAAGGGCCAGCGCTATGAGCTTACTCCCGTCGGGCGTCAGCTGGCTCGGCAGTTTCTGCAGCTGCAAAGCGACATCGAGACCTACGCCAAGGGCAAGGCCCAGGATATTTTCGGCGAGGAAGTGCAGTACTACGCCGATGCCTATCCGGAAACCAAACTTTCATCCTTCAAGGCGGATTAG
- a CDS encoding molybdopterin molybdotransferase MoeA, with amino-acid sequence MDHGFFRVISPARFCELLRGFAPVDSELMPLEDCLGRVLAEDILSGEDIPALDRSCMDGYAVRAADTFGASEGNPAYVELARSAAIDEVVSRPLHSGECMGIATGGSLPPGADAVIMVEHTQMLGDATVEIRKTVTPGENVMLKGEDVGQGQVAVPAGRRLRPQDVGLMAAIGCTSARVYRRPRCGVVSTGDELVPVDSVPRPGQIRDVNSHTLACMARQSGALVRAHGLVPDVREALQGALVRCLEENDVVFISGGSSIGTRDLTIEVLESFADSEILAHGVSISPGKPTILARVGGKPVLGLPGQVTSAQIVMLVFGQPLLVHLGGDAGAFDPGRLLMRPAKLGANLSSKPGREDYVRVRLEEQDGQCVAMPRLGKSGLLRTMLDADGLVRLPASLEGMRAGQDVDVWIF; translated from the coding sequence ATGGATCATGGTTTTTTCCGGGTCATCTCCCCGGCCCGGTTTTGCGAGTTGTTGCGTGGTTTCGCCCCCGTGGATTCCGAGCTTATGCCCCTGGAGGATTGTCTTGGCCGCGTTCTGGCCGAAGACATCCTGTCCGGGGAGGACATCCCGGCCCTCGACCGATCCTGCATGGACGGCTACGCCGTGCGCGCGGCTGACACCTTCGGCGCTAGCGAGGGCAATCCTGCCTATGTAGAGCTTGCCCGCAGCGCGGCCATCGATGAGGTCGTCAGCCGTCCCCTCCATTCCGGGGAATGCATGGGCATCGCCACGGGCGGAAGCCTGCCGCCCGGCGCGGACGCCGTGATCATGGTCGAGCATACCCAGATGCTCGGGGATGCGACAGTCGAGATCCGCAAGACCGTAACCCCGGGCGAGAATGTCATGCTCAAGGGCGAGGACGTGGGGCAGGGGCAGGTGGCCGTGCCCGCCGGAAGGCGTCTGCGTCCGCAGGATGTGGGGCTCATGGCCGCCATCGGCTGCACCTCCGCAAGGGTTTATCGCCGGCCTCGCTGCGGTGTCGTATCAACGGGCGATGAACTTGTCCCTGTCGATTCCGTGCCCAGGCCCGGGCAGATACGGGACGTCAACTCCCATACGCTGGCCTGCATGGCCCGGCAGTCCGGGGCCCTGGTGCGCGCCCACGGATTGGTCCCCGATGTGCGTGAAGCCCTGCAGGGAGCCCTGGTCCGCTGCCTGGAGGAGAACGACGTGGTCTTCATTTCCGGCGGCAGCTCCATCGGGACCCGGGATCTGACCATCGAGGTTCTGGAATCCTTCGCGGACAGCGAAATTCTGGCCCACGGCGTGTCCATCAGTCCCGGCAAGCCGACCATCCTTGCGCGCGTCGGGGGCAAGCCGGTGCTCGGGCTTCCCGGTCAGGTCACCTCCGCCCAGATCGTCATGCTTGTCTTCGGGCAGCCGCTTCTGGTGCATCTGGGGGGTGATGCGGGGGCCTTTGATCCCGGACGCCTGCTCATGCGTCCGGCCAAGCTCGGGGCCAACCTGTCATCCAAACCCGGCCGCGAGGACTATGTTCGGGTGCGGCTTGAAGAACAGGATGGGCAGTGCGTGGCCATGCCGAGGCTCGGCAAGTCGGGCCTGCTGCGGACCATGCTCGATGCCGACGGCCTGGTGCGGCTTCCCGCGTCCCTAGAAGGCATGAGGGCCGGACAGGACGTGGATGTCTGGATATTCTAA
- a CDS encoding molybdopterin biosynthesis protein — protein sequence MKKRNIYLKTVPVAEALRLAMDALDRDRLVGRETIPAHQACGRVTAQAVHAVCSSPTFHSAAMDGYALKAESTFAAREGRPVRLAKGSQCAPVNTGHPLPEGMDGVLMIEKAVRDTDDFIELETPVFPMQHVRRIGEDIVATELLLPQNRLLSPYDVGGLLSAGIWEVPVWEQLRMSFIPTGDEVLDFTKRPSPRPGQVIESNSQVFAGLAAAQGCLFTRVDPVPDNEEALTAAVREAVNGPSHVVVIGAGSSAGSKDFSRSIIDSLGQVLVHGIDLMPGKPSILGIVDGKLIVGAPGYPVSAVVCFEELLIPLLSWLSRKTPPVRPVVDVELARKIPSKLGTEELVRLAIGRVGEKLVATPLGRGAGMLTTLIRAQGVTRIPVDSEGAEAASKVRAELLVPAAELDQTLVVVGSHDNILDVLGNELMGLTRPVRIASSHVGSMGGLTALKNRSALMAGTHLFDELSGDFNFPFFLKYLPGLNVACVNLAIRHQGLIVAKGNPLGIGKVEDLARPEVRFINRQRGAGTRILLDYHLRQAGISPEQVNGYDKEEFTHMAVAVNVLTGTASCGLGIFAAASALDLDFVPLARERYDLAFLPEHADWKTEVALELIRSASFKERIEKLGGYETALTGRIMEPGQGLG from the coding sequence ATGAAAAAACGAAACATATATCTGAAGACCGTGCCCGTGGCCGAAGCCCTGCGTCTGGCCATGGACGCCCTTGACCGGGACCGCCTGGTCGGCAGGGAGACGATCCCCGCGCACCAGGCCTGTGGCCGGGTCACGGCGCAGGCGGTGCATGCGGTGTGTTCCTCCCCGACGTTTCACAGTGCGGCCATGGACGGCTATGCCCTGAAAGCCGAGTCCACTTTCGCCGCCCGCGAAGGGCGGCCCGTGCGGCTGGCCAAGGGCAGCCAATGCGCGCCCGTGAACACCGGACACCCTCTGCCCGAGGGCATGGACGGGGTGCTCATGATCGAGAAGGCCGTGCGCGACACCGACGATTTCATCGAGCTAGAAACCCCGGTCTTCCCCATGCAGCACGTGCGCCGCATCGGTGAGGACATCGTGGCCACGGAGCTTCTTCTGCCCCAGAACAGGCTGCTCTCTCCCTATGACGTGGGCGGCCTCCTGAGCGCCGGGATCTGGGAAGTGCCGGTCTGGGAACAGCTGCGCATGAGCTTCATCCCCACCGGCGATGAGGTCCTTGATTTCACCAAGCGCCCAAGTCCGCGTCCGGGGCAGGTCATCGAGAGCAATTCGCAGGTCTTCGCCGGTCTGGCGGCCGCCCAGGGCTGCCTCTTCACCCGTGTCGATCCGGTGCCGGACAACGAGGAAGCCCTGACCGCGGCGGTGCGCGAGGCCGTGAACGGACCAAGCCATGTGGTCGTCATCGGCGCCGGCTCCTCGGCCGGCTCCAAGGATTTTTCCCGCTCCATCATCGACAGCCTGGGCCAGGTGCTGGTTCATGGCATCGACCTGATGCCCGGCAAGCCCTCCATCCTCGGCATCGTGGACGGCAAGCTGATCGTCGGGGCTCCGGGATATCCGGTCTCGGCCGTGGTCTGCTTCGAGGAGCTGCTCATCCCGCTTTTGTCCTGGCTGTCCCGCAAGACGCCTCCGGTTCGACCGGTGGTGGATGTGGAACTGGCGCGCAAGATTCCTTCCAAGCTCGGCACGGAAGAGCTGGTCCGACTGGCCATCGGCCGGGTTGGGGAGAAGCTGGTGGCCACGCCTCTGGGACGCGGCGCGGGCATGCTGACCACGCTCATCCGGGCTCAGGGCGTGACCCGCATTCCGGTGGACAGCGAGGGCGCCGAGGCCGCCTCGAAGGTCCGGGCCGAGCTGCTTGTCCCGGCGGCGGAGCTGGACCAGACCCTGGTCGTGGTCGGCAGTCACGACAACATCCTCGATGTGCTTGGCAACGAACTCATGGGCCTGACCCGGCCGGTGCGCATCGCCTCCAGCCATGTGGGCTCCATGGGTGGACTCACGGCCCTCAAGAACCGTTCGGCGCTCATGGCCGGGACTCATCTCTTCGACGAGCTGAGCGGTGACTTCAACTTTCCCTTTTTCCTCAAGTATCTGCCCGGTCTCAACGTCGCGTGCGTCAATCTGGCCATCCGGCATCAGGGGCTGATCGTGGCCAAGGGCAATCCGCTGGGCATCGGCAAAGTGGAGGATCTCGCCCGGCCCGAGGTGCGCTTCATCAACCGCCAGCGAGGGGCCGGGACGCGCATCCTGCTCGATTATCACCTGCGGCAGGCCGGGATCAGTCCAGAGCAGGTGAATGGGTACGACAAGGAGGAGTTCACGCACATGGCGGTGGCGGTCAACGTGCTCACCGGGACGGCCTCCTGCGGGCTGGGCATTTTTGCGGCCGCGAGCGCCCTGGATCTTGATTTCGTGCCCCTGGCGCGGGAGCGCTACGATCTGGCCTTCCTGCCCGAACATGCGGACTGGAAGACCGAGGTGGCGCTGGAACTGATCCGCTCGGCATCCTTCAAGGAGCGCATCGAGAAGCTGGGCGGGTACGAGACTGCCCTGACCGGCCGCATCATGGAGCCCGGCCAGGGACTTGGGTAA
- the mfd gene encoding transcription-repair coupling factor: MIIPQALQKLIDGAERQTRIFKSGPASQMYLAQALLEKGHNVVLVLPPSADLPLYDSLARLFSPEDRNLPFWERRWLRFPHYTVEDPRRSPWPERWRALFALARKRRGRGVLLPLENLIQKWPHPELLQREHLELSEGEEISQEDLLETLVNWGYARVSMVTAVGETSLRGDIMDIFCPGYDHPLRLEFFGDTLERIRLFEPMSQRSRADLKSLTILPVAGCIGADTYREEARSMFDGWLRLGEISKPVRAELEKELMQVHPHLPPSMYYPRTVGLEAWLPEGSVFVMAEAQDLRTKLDETSWAWQNFFRDDERQWPRHGLIQTPGDVRKTWEDNRQILCESLVMGVREDGLDLPEEGVNSFEDLFWTPESRSRPWRALMQELAVWRKTYAQTIFCFHTEQSRKKFLQLAAQDDHVLKTEYEAAGRGIFALVGSLGHGMRLPWAEIQILPESVLQPGAPKAQRSAGKAFKGLDAFDELESGDLLVHRDYGLCRFGGLHRIKFGDVANDYLLLQYDGEDRLYLPVDRLGQVQRYKGPDGAAPALDRLGSSAWSKARERTRQSIAKIARDLVEMYAFRKITKGFQYNPISELYWEFEASFGFEETRDQEKAIADVLADMEKPEPMDRLVCGDVGFGKTEVALRAAFRAVLDGKQVALLCPTTVLAEQHYQTFRQRMEPFSITVGLLSRFVPAAGQKRTLEAVRRGQVDVLIGTHRMLSKDVEFSNLALLILDEEQRFGVKHKERIKKMRSTIDVLTLTATPIPRTLQLSLSGIRGLSVIETPPRDRKPVETSLLERDPAQLKAILERELARGGQVFWVYNRVQGLERVVEFVSSLVPGARVGMGHGQMKAQDLEETMHRFWHGELDVLVCTAIIESGLDFPRANTLIVDQAQLFGLGQLYQLRGRVGRSSEQAYAYFIIPDLDRLQETSRKRLKIILDMDYLGAGFKVAMEDLRLRGAGNILGEAQSGTIGKVGLDLFLEMLEEEVTRLRGGKVETEIEPELNLGFQALIPEEYVADGKERLHYYKALSSCHDEGAIVEIVDDMRDRFGSLPEALKTFVAVLMIKIDARRLGAVRVDLFEERALIHWDETRHNVDLSKLMDWVGENASCARILPPAKLELRLVAGSSPTLAMHSLKDMLLVLRERIKL, encoded by the coding sequence GTGATCATTCCCCAAGCCTTGCAGAAGCTTATCGACGGAGCAGAGCGTCAAACCAGAATCTTCAAGAGCGGTCCCGCCTCGCAGATGTATCTGGCCCAGGCGCTGCTCGAAAAGGGTCACAATGTCGTGCTGGTGCTGCCGCCGAGCGCGGATCTGCCCCTTTACGATTCCCTGGCGCGCCTCTTTTCGCCCGAGGACAGGAACCTTCCCTTCTGGGAAAGGCGCTGGCTGCGCTTTCCTCATTATACCGTGGAGGACCCGCGCCGGTCTCCCTGGCCGGAACGATGGCGGGCCCTTTTTGCCCTGGCCCGGAAAAGGCGTGGGCGCGGAGTGCTGCTGCCGCTTGAAAATCTGATCCAGAAATGGCCGCATCCCGAACTCCTGCAGCGCGAGCATCTGGAGCTGTCGGAGGGCGAGGAGATTTCCCAGGAGGATCTCCTGGAGACGCTGGTCAATTGGGGATATGCGCGCGTTTCCATGGTCACCGCCGTGGGCGAGACCTCCCTGCGTGGCGATATCATGGATATCTTCTGCCCCGGATATGACCATCCGCTGCGGCTGGAGTTTTTCGGCGACACCCTGGAACGGATCAGGCTCTTTGAACCCATGTCCCAGCGATCGCGCGCCGATCTCAAATCCCTGACCATCCTGCCCGTGGCCGGATGCATTGGCGCCGATACCTACAGGGAAGAGGCCCGGAGCATGTTCGACGGATGGCTGCGCCTGGGAGAGATCTCAAAGCCTGTGCGGGCGGAACTTGAAAAGGAGCTTATGCAGGTCCATCCGCACCTGCCGCCGAGCATGTACTATCCCCGGACCGTGGGCCTTGAGGCCTGGCTGCCCGAAGGAAGCGTGTTTGTCATGGCCGAGGCCCAGGACCTGCGGACCAAGCTCGACGAGACAAGCTGGGCCTGGCAGAATTTTTTTCGCGACGACGAGCGGCAATGGCCCCGTCACGGCCTGATCCAGACCCCTGGCGATGTGCGCAAGACCTGGGAGGACAACCGCCAGATCCTCTGCGAAAGCCTGGTCATGGGCGTGCGCGAGGATGGACTGGACCTGCCCGAAGAGGGGGTGAACTCCTTCGAGGATCTTTTCTGGACTCCGGAAAGCCGCTCCCGGCCATGGCGGGCGCTGATGCAGGAGCTTGCCGTCTGGCGCAAAACCTACGCCCAGACCATCTTCTGTTTCCATACCGAGCAGTCCCGCAAGAAATTTCTGCAGCTCGCGGCCCAGGACGATCATGTGCTCAAAACCGAGTACGAGGCTGCGGGCAGGGGGATCTTCGCGTTGGTCGGCTCCCTGGGACACGGCATGCGCCTGCCCTGGGCCGAGATTCAGATCCTGCCAGAGTCCGTGCTCCAGCCGGGCGCTCCCAAGGCGCAACGCAGCGCGGGCAAGGCATTCAAGGGTCTCGATGCCTTCGACGAGCTTGAAAGCGGAGACCTTCTGGTCCATCGCGACTACGGCCTGTGCCGGTTTGGAGGCTTGCACCGCATCAAGTTCGGGGATGTAGCCAACGACTACCTGCTGTTGCAGTATGATGGCGAGGATCGGCTCTATCTGCCCGTGGACCGCCTGGGGCAGGTGCAGCGCTACAAGGGGCCCGATGGCGCGGCTCCGGCCCTGGACCGTCTGGGCAGTTCGGCCTGGAGCAAGGCTCGCGAGCGCACCCGCCAGTCCATCGCCAAGATCGCGCGCGATCTGGTAGAGATGTACGCTTTCCGCAAGATTACCAAGGGATTTCAGTATAATCCCATCTCGGAACTCTACTGGGAATTCGAGGCCAGCTTTGGATTCGAGGAGACCCGCGATCAGGAAAAGGCCATCGCCGATGTCCTCGCCGACATGGAAAAACCCGAACCCATGGACCGGCTGGTCTGCGGCGATGTGGGTTTCGGCAAGACCGAGGTGGCCCTGCGCGCGGCCTTCAGGGCGGTCCTGGACGGCAAGCAGGTGGCCTTGCTCTGTCCGACCACCGTCCTGGCCGAGCAGCACTACCAGACCTTCCGGCAGCGCATGGAGCCGTTCTCCATCACCGTGGGGCTGCTGAGCCGCTTCGTGCCCGCGGCCGGACAGAAACGGACCCTGGAAGCCGTGCGGCGCGGGCAGGTGGACGTCCTGATCGGCACCCACCGCATGCTCTCCAAGGACGTGGAGTTCTCCAACCTGGCCCTGCTGATCCTCGACGAGGAACAGCGCTTCGGCGTCAAGCACAAGGAGCGCATCAAGAAGATGCGTTCGACCATCGACGTCCTGACCCTGACCGCCACGCCCATCCCGCGTACCCTGCAGCTCTCCCTGTCCGGCATTCGCGGCCTCAGCGTCATCGAGACTCCGCCGCGCGACCGCAAGCCCGTGGAGACTTCCCTGCTGGAGCGCGATCCGGCCCAGCTCAAGGCCATTCTGGAGCGCGAACTGGCCCGGGGCGGCCAGGTTTTCTGGGTTTACAACAGGGTGCAGGGCCTGGAGCGGGTGGTGGAGTTCGTGTCGTCGCTGGTCCCCGGGGCCCGGGTCGGCATGGGTCATGGGCAGATGAAGGCCCAGGACCTTGAAGAAACCATGCACAGGTTCTGGCACGGCGAACTCGACGTGCTCGTGTGCACGGCCATCATCGAGTCGGGGCTGGATTTTCCCCGCGCCAACACCCTCATCGTCGACCAGGCACAGCTTTTCGGACTGGGGCAGCTTTACCAGCTGCGCGGCCGGGTGGGGCGTTCCAGCGAGCAGGCCTACGCCTATTTCATCATTCCCGATCTGGACCGCCTGCAGGAGACCTCGCGCAAACGGCTCAAGATCATTCTCGACATGGATTACCTCGGGGCCGGATTCAAGGTGGCCATGGAGGACCTGCGTCTGCGCGGAGCCGGGAACATCCTCGGCGAAGCCCAGTCCGGGACCATCGGCAAGGTGGGTCTGGACCTCTTTTTGGAGATGCTCGAAGAGGAGGTCACCAGGCTGCGCGGCGGCAAGGTCGAGACGGAGATCGAACCCGAGCTCAACCTCGGCTTCCAGGCCCTCATCCCCGAGGAATACGTGGCCGACGGCAAGGAACGGTTGCATTACTACAAGGCTTTGTCCTCCTGTCACGATGAGGGGGCCATCGTAGAAATCGTGGACGACATGCGCGACCGCTTCGGCTCCCTGCCCGAGGCGCTGAAAACCTTCGTGGCCGTGCTCATGATCAAGATCGATGCGCGTAGGCTGGGCGCGGTGCGGGTGGACCTGTTCGAGGAGCGGGCGCTCATCCATTGGGACGAAACCCGGCATAACGTGGACCTCTCCAAGCTCATGGACTGGGTGGGCGAAAATGCCTCCTGCGCCCGGATTCTGCCGCCGGCCAAGCTGGAGCTGCGCCTTGTCGCCGGGTCCTCGCCGACCCTGGCCATGCATTCGCTCAAGGACATGCTGCTGGTGCTCAGGGAGCGGATCAAGCTGTGA
- a CDS encoding peptidylprolyl isomerase: MKKCGIRAVLVLSLLFVLAGLGQAAQLVDRIVAVVNGEIITFQDLQQQIRLVIGQTPDPETAGKIAPQVLDDMIDGIILRQEAQRLKIEVSDSEVENEIRQFKARRRLTEEDFERTLRLQGLTPEQFKERSREDIIKHKMLGYMVRRKVVVTQEEIDAYKARNSAELTTERIVDVQMLVLVDEERANSLWKSLSAGEISLDEAVAQYSIGPKVDNGVMSDVRWRELAEPWREGLRDLDAGEMGKPFLIEDKWVILKLLNRRDGARQEQAAMDEEVREAIMRPKLEERFKEYMNGLRGKAIIQKKL; this comes from the coding sequence ATGAAAAAATGCGGTATTCGTGCTGTTTTGGTGCTTTCTCTTCTCTTTGTCCTCGCGGGCCTCGGACAGGCCGCGCAGCTGGTCGATCGCATCGTGGCCGTGGTCAATGGCGAGATCATCACCTTTCAGGACTTGCAGCAGCAGATCCGTCTTGTCATAGGGCAGACCCCAGATCCCGAAACGGCCGGAAAAATCGCTCCCCAGGTGCTCGACGACATGATCGACGGGATCATCCTGCGTCAGGAAGCGCAGCGGCTCAAGATCGAGGTCTCCGATTCCGAGGTGGAGAACGAAATCCGCCAGTTCAAGGCCAGGCGCCGTTTGACTGAAGAGGATTTCGAGCGCACGTTGCGTCTTCAGGGCCTGACCCCCGAACAGTTCAAGGAGCGCAGTCGCGAAGACATCATCAAGCACAAGATGCTCGGCTACATGGTGCGCCGCAAGGTCGTGGTCACCCAGGAAGAGATTGACGCCTACAAGGCCCGGAACAGCGCTGAGCTGACCACCGAACGCATCGTGGACGTGCAGATGCTCGTGCTCGTGGACGAGGAGCGCGCCAATTCTCTTTGGAAGTCGCTCAGCGCCGGAGAAATCAGCCTGGATGAGGCCGTGGCGCAATATTCCATCGGCCCCAAGGTCGACAATGGCGTCATGAGCGATGTGCGTTGGCGGGAATTGGCCGAACCATGGCGCGAAGGCCTGCGGGATCTGGATGCGGGCGAGATGGGCAAGCCATTTCTGATCGAGGACAAATGGGTCATCCTGAAACTGCTGAATCGTCGGGACGGGGCGCGTCAGGAACAGGCGGCCATGGATGAAGAGGTGCGGGAAGCCATCATGCGTCCCAAACTCGAAGAGCGCTTCAAGGAATACATGAATGGCTTGCGCGGCAAGGCCATCATCCAGAAGAAGCTTTAG
- a CDS encoding helix-turn-helix domain-containing protein: MDLIEIGTALREGREQKGLTVEAVEEKTKIAPSVIIALEEGNSARFPHAVYARGFVRSYALLLGLDAQELCAHFSREYPVPKDNDQSESHAPHIHVKMHDSGSVVTTVRIAAILGILLLGALGWYVFDHYRSQVPEAPAPVEEELTPPAPPAEVLPSGSLPAPMTQMQEVAATPAEESAADTVATSGEALNATAETSPPAEQEVAPEPLQAAVKESVVEEVQEAKTEQPAAAEPVRERNLRIVAHSASWLQARPDDKILDYFLRKGETATINFSKSLSIKFGNAGGVKLELDGQPYPFEGALGEVKTLVVE; the protein is encoded by the coding sequence ATGGATTTGATTGAGATCGGAACGGCACTGCGCGAAGGCCGGGAACAAAAAGGGCTGACAGTCGAGGCGGTCGAAGAGAAGACCAAGATCGCCCCTTCCGTCATTATCGCCCTTGAAGAAGGCAACAGCGCCAGGTTTCCTCACGCAGTCTATGCCAGGGGTTTCGTGCGGAGTTACGCCTTGCTGCTGGGATTGGACGCGCAGGAATTGTGCGCTCATTTCAGTCGTGAATACCCCGTGCCCAAGGACAACGACCAGTCGGAATCCCATGCGCCCCATATTCACGTGAAGATGCACGATTCGGGCAGCGTCGTGACCACCGTGCGCATCGCCGCGATTCTGGGCATCCTGCTCCTCGGGGCCTTGGGCTGGTATGTTTTCGATCACTATCGTTCCCAGGTTCCCGAGGCTCCCGCCCCGGTTGAAGAAGAACTGACCCCGCCCGCTCCTCCGGCGGAAGTCTTGCCGTCGGGTTCCCTGCCCGCTCCCATGACCCAGATGCAGGAAGTGGCGGCCACACCGGCGGAAGAGTCCGCTGCGGACACGGTCGCCACCTCTGGTGAAGCGCTGAATGCCACCGCCGAGACGTCCCCCCCTGCCGAGCAAGAGGTCGCCCCGGAGCCGCTGCAGGCTGCCGTAAAGGAATCGGTCGTCGAAGAGGTGCAGGAAGCCAAGACGGAACAGCCCGCCGCTGCCGAGCCCGTCAGGGAGCGCAACCTGCGCATCGTGGCTCATTCCGCGAGTTGGCTGCAGGCGCGGCCCGACGACAAGATCCTGGATTATTTCCTGCGCAAGGGCGAAACGGCCACCATCAATTTCAGCAAGTCCCTGAGCATCAAGTTCGGCAACGCGGGCGGGGTCAAGCTTGAGCTCGACGGCCAGCCCTATCCCTTCGAGGGGGCGCTTGGCGAGGTCAAGACCCTGGTTGTGGAGTAG